One part of the Rattus rattus isolate New Zealand chromosome 14, Rrattus_CSIRO_v1, whole genome shotgun sequence genome encodes these proteins:
- the Yae1 gene encoding protein YAE1 homolog, producing the protein MSWFRATPEIPSPGDQDVFDEEADESLLVQREWQDHMRKRVQEGYRDGIDAGKAVTLQQGFNQGYKEGADVILNYGLLRGTLSALLSWCHLHGNSSTLIGKINNLLDAVGQCEECVLKHLKSVTSPPRITDLLDSIEDLDLCHVVPPEKAVEARGDTSADISTDADRSPNGMDCSHPECCRTQEHAHLEKPSLTWILEQTSNLVKQLGISVDILQHLRQL; encoded by the exons ATGTCTTGGTTTCGAGCGACTCCCGAGATCCCGAGCCCTGGAGACCAGGACGTGTTTGATGAGGAAGCAGACGAGTCTCTGTTAGTGCAGCGGGAATGGCAGGATCACATGAGGAAACGAGTCCAA GAAGGTTACAGAGATGGGATAGATGCTGGCAAAGCAGTAACCCTTCAACAGGGCTTCAATCAAGGCTATAAAGAGGGTGCCGATGTCATTTTAAACTACGGACTACTCAGGGGAACATTGag CGCTTTGCTTTCCTGGTGTCACCTTCATGGTAATAGTTCAACGCTGATTGGCAAGATAAATAACCTTCTGGATGCAGTTGGCCAGTGTGAAGAGTGTGTGCTCAAACACCTGAAATCAGTTACGTCACCGCCACGCATTACAGATTTATTGGACTCCATTGAGGACCTGGACCTTTGTCATGTAGTCCCGCCTGAGAAGGCTGTTGAAGCAAGAGGTGACACTAGTGCTGACATTAGCACAGATGCTGACAGGAGTCCGAATGGGATGGATTGTTCACATCCAGAATGTTGCAGAACACAAGAGCATGCGCATTTGGAAAAGCCAAGCCTCACTTGGATTCTGGAACAGACATCCAACTTGGTGAAACAGCTGGGAATATCAGTAGACATATTACAGCACCTGAGACAACTGTAA